The sequence TTGGAACCCACCCATACTGGTCCAACTGCTGGCAGAATAAAGTCCATCAATTGCATCCAAAGATTCACGAAACAAATGTCCATCTTGTAACATTTGTTTGAAACCATATATGGCCCCACCCGGTGTATTCAGATAACGCATCATCGTCATTGGTGTGGCAACTTCTGCCTTTTCAATATGTGCTCTAATTTTAGGATATGCCTTTTCAACAAGATCAATTAGTTTATCACCAAACTCATATTTTGTGGAAATATATTGTTCAGGAAGTATATCCTTCCACGCTTCTCCATATTGTAAGGCAACAAGAGTGACTACCGATTTTCCTTTTGGAGCAAGTTCCAAATCAATAAAATTATAACAAGTTACCATTCCCCAATCAGGAGCATCCAAAGTATACATACGATCTTCATTGACCTCTGCATTAGAAGTTGTCATTACAAAAGTGGAAGCAGTTGTGAAGCCTAATTCTTCAGGAGGACAATCCAAACCCAAATAAAGGCAAACGGCTGAAACGCCCATCCTTCTTGATTGGAAATCTTTTAAAACAGAAGGAGGCGTTTCTAAATCTAACATTTCATGGTAAGTGATAAGAGGACTTGCGTTCGATACAACAGCATCGCAAGTGACAGTCTCTCCTGTTTCGAGAAGAACAGCTCGCACAGCTCCGTTCTCTGTGAGAATTTTTTCTGCTGCGCAATGAAAACGAACTTCCCCACCTGCTTCTTCAAAAGAATTAAGTAGCGCACTCGAAAGCATTTGGGAACCGCCTTTGATATGCCAAGGTTTATAAACACAATAAAAAAATACCATACCTATGAATTCAGCAAAAACCAAGTCCGTTGTAGGTATACCAACATAACTCCAATAAGGTGTGATGACACTAATGAGATCTTCATTCTTAAAAAATTCATTTAATACATCGGTTGTGGAACGAAGGCCGTAAGATGAGAAATTTGGACATTTTGTTCGAATTTTTTCCTGATCGTTGGATAACCTAACTCTCGGCAAAATAAAATAATACTCATTCACAACGGCTTCACTAAGAGTAAAAAAACGATCAATCGAATTCCCTTCTTCTGGAAAAAGACTCTTTAAATGGTTTTTTAATTCTTCCCAATCGGCAGGCAATGTAACATCTAATTTTCCAGGTATCACAATACGATAGAGTTCTTCTTCTTGAACTAAAACTATTTTATCCAGAACACCAAGTTCTTCAAAGACACGGCGCATGATAAATGGATTTGATTCTGTTCCCACCCCGCTGAGTTGATGGAGGGCCACTTCAAATTCAAAATCTCCTCTCACAAAGGAGGTTGCACAACCACCAGGGACGTTATGCCTCTCGAGTAACAAAGTTTTTGAACCTTCTCGCTGCAATCGAGTAGCGGCCATTAAACCGGCGTTACCGGCACCAATTACAACAGTGTCATAATGAGACATTTTTATTCTCCACAGGGTAATCCTTATGAAGAACACCCAATCTTTACACTGTAAAGATTGCAACCTTTTTTCTTGTCCCGATTTTTTAAATCTCCACCCCTTCGCATCAAAATTCACGTTACGTCTCTTTTGAAACCTTTACTGAAAAGAATTTACAACGGAAGCATTGGGCCCTACTAGGTTGTAATGGCCGGGAAAAAAGTGAAAATAGACAAACCTACCAGTTCCTACCATCACGGTGACCTTCGCCCTGCCCTTATATCTGCTGCGCGAAGCTTGTTGCAAAACCAAGGGGCCGATGCCCTTTCTTTACGATCTATCGCTTCTGCCATTGGTGTCACACATATGGCCCCCTATGCTCACTTTAAAGGGAAACAAGAATTACTACAGTCGGTAGCCGCATCCGGGTATAATGAACTGGCTGCGAATATGCTTGCGGCCCAAAAAAAACATCCGAAAGTCCAAGGTCGAATGATGGCCTATCATTACGGTGTGGAATACATCCATTTTGCAATCGCAAGTCCCAACCTTTACCGATTGATGATGAGCCAAATTGATTTGGAAAAAAAAATGGGTTCAGATCCACACGAAAGAGAGATTTGGGTGAGTTCACAACGTCCCTTTCGTTTGTTGTTTGCTGCCTTTGCAAATGAAAAAGTTAGTAAAAAATTAGCTCATGCCAGAGCACTTGGAGCTTGGGCTACTGTACATGGAATTGCTTCTCTTGCCATCGATGGACACTTAGTCCTTCCGGAAGGAATGGATGTGATCCAATTATTCAAAGCAACCGTTAGTTCCTCAGTGGATCTAGGATAAAAAAAACTATGACAAAAAGTAAATTATTAGAAATGCATAACGTCGGAATCGTTGTGGAATCAATCGACAACGCTATTTCTTTTTTTCAAGAAATTGGACTAACACTGGAAGGAAGAATGGTCGTTGCAGGTGAAT is a genomic window of Leptospira bourretii containing:
- a CDS encoding phytoene desaturase family protein, with translation MSHYDTVVIGAGNAGLMAATRLQREGSKTLLLERHNVPGGCATSFVRGDFEFEVALHQLSGVGTESNPFIMRRVFEELGVLDKIVLVQEEELYRIVIPGKLDVTLPADWEELKNHLKSLFPEEGNSIDRFFTLSEAVVNEYYFILPRVRLSNDQEKIRTKCPNFSSYGLRSTTDVLNEFFKNEDLISVITPYWSYVGIPTTDLVFAEFIGMVFFYCVYKPWHIKGGSQMLSSALLNSFEEAGGEVRFHCAAEKILTENGAVRAVLLETGETVTCDAVVSNASPLITYHEMLDLETPPSVLKDFQSRRMGVSAVCLYLGLDCPPEELGFTTASTFVMTTSNAEVNEDRMYTLDAPDWGMVTCYNFIDLELAPKGKSVVTLVALQYGEAWKDILPEQYISTKYEFGDKLIDLVEKAYPKIRAHIEKAEVATPMTMMRYLNTPGGAIYGFKQMLQDGHLFRESLDAIDGLYSASSWTSMGGFQPTYLNGYYTARKILKRSNIHRKSKTNVTAP
- a CDS encoding TetR/AcrR family transcriptional regulator yields the protein MAGKKVKIDKPTSSYHHGDLRPALISAARSLLQNQGADALSLRSIASAIGVTHMAPYAHFKGKQELLQSVAASGYNELAANMLAAQKKHPKVQGRMMAYHYGVEYIHFAIASPNLYRLMMSQIDLEKKMGSDPHEREIWVSSQRPFRLLFAAFANEKVSKKLAHARALGAWATVHGIASLAIDGHLVLPEGMDVIQLFKATVSSSVDLG